A single window of Solenopsis invicta isolate M01_SB chromosome 3, UNIL_Sinv_3.0, whole genome shotgun sequence DNA harbors:
- the LOC105204521 gene encoding galactose mutarotase isoform X1: protein MINKNRLEITVISWGATIVSIKYPDKFGHVADVVLGFDDLKSYTNPKINPFIGCILGRCANRIRDGSIVIKGQTYQLTRNDLGKHHLHGGTKGFGRRLWESYIDNCSVVMTYMSEDGEEGYPGAVLSTVRFRLTPDNKLEIGIRATTTNSTIVNISHGSLFNLAGHDAGKKELLKHKISLNCDRWTFADYTDPIPTGGIRGVGGTVMDLRIPKLLEDCIEKVPSGEGYDHNFCVMPNWHGGNAFVARAFHLKSGRVLEIYSNQPGVQFYTGGRLCDSSEAGDNTVVAYDSSSTREEEYEEKENATDKIEQDVTSESSKFILGKQGARYAKHCAFSIQPQNYPNAINYSHFPCSILRPGEIYTHDLIYKFGIQLANYMTRC from the exons atgattaataaaaatcgcTTAGAGATCACCGTCATTTCCTGGGGTGCCACGATTGTTTCTATAAAGTATCCCGATAAGTTTGGGCACGTCGCAGATGTTGTGCTCGGTTTCGATGATTTGAAGA GCTACACGAATCCCAAAATTAATCCGTTTATAGGATGCATATTAGGCAGATGCGCGAATCGCATAAGAGACGGCAGTATTGTAATTAAAGGTCAAACTTATCAATTAACGAGAAACGATCTCGGTAAACATCATCTGCACGGAGGT ACGAAAGGCTTTGGTCGGCGATTGTGGGAATCTTATATCGATAATTGCTCAGTCGTCATGACTTATATGAGCGAGGACGGCGAAGAGGGATATCCTGGTGCGGTATTGAGTACAGTGAGATTCAGGTTAACACCTGACAATAAACTGGAAATAGGTATCCGGGCGACAACGACGAACTCCACTATAGTGAACATCTCGCACGGTTCTTTGTTCAATCTCGCTGGACAT GACGCTGGTAAGAAGGAACTGTTAAAGCACAAGATCTCGTTGAATTGCGATCGCTGGACCTTCGCGGATTATACGGATCCGATACCAACCGGCGGTATTCGAGGAGTCGGGGGAACCGTCATGGATCTGCGTATACCAAAACTTTTGGAGGACTGTATTGAGAAG GTTCCTTCGGGAGAGGGGTATGATCATAACTTTTGCGTCATGCCGAACTGGCACGGAGGTAACGCGTTCGTCGCTCGAGCGTTTCATCTCAAAAGCGGTCG CGTCTTGGAGATTTATTCGAATCAACCTGGCGTACAGTTCTACACGGGCGGCCGTCTATGCGATTCTTCCGAG GCTGGCGATAATACTGTTGTTGCATATGACAGTAGTTCAACTCGTGAAGAAGAgtatgaagaaaaagaaaacgcgACTGATAAAATAGAACAAGATGTGACATCAGAATCGTCGAAATTTATTTTGGGGAAGCAAGGTGCTCGCTACGCGAAGCACTGTGCTTTCAGTATTCAACCACAAAACTATCCAAATGCCATTAATTAC tcGCACTTTCCCTGTTCTATTCTACGACCGGGGGAGATCTATACTCatgatttaatttacaaatttggcATTCAATTGGCTAATTACATGACGCGTTGCTAA
- the LOC105204529 gene encoding ATP-dependent DNA helicase DDX11 isoform X1 has product MEPPEEFPFPFPAYEIQQRFMRELYSCMEGGKLGLFESPTGTGKSLSLICGALKWLVDHEKWRKQELMSAIVEIDSKLKSCEKPLDNWFTVQTEQIKLNAEKQPLQAKLNALLEYEGEKEKLKKMIESQKTIQKKIPGKRQQPTKKVSESDTTVEVNSDICDDIEKDLILEDGLSNSESSEEENADEPLFKNTKIFFCSRTHSQLTQFVHELKKSPYSQDISVVPLSSRQNYCINKSVKRLKHINLINEICLQLQRKKTTVKKEKGLKKSKTTRGCPFIPGDQKLLMAEILSNIQDVEEIMERGQENNTCPYYSSRKSVQNGQLILVPYNSILHKNTRTSLGIDLKGNVLIIDEAHNLLDAIEGMHSSLITGRNLLHCYSQLSQYQKRFESLFSAKSVMYLGQLSFCLKKLLTLFGATTRSHPNDKIDKITPKLYKIEEFEVLTEIDTVNIFKLLEFVKTSKLIHKLQGFVEQYGSSVNITEQKIKKSGITEFLNSIKNNDVPSQEAASVENTPSNEEQTRNPLIAILSFLESLKSSCADGRICILPGTTIGQGIIKFLLLNPAAHFHDIVRDARSVVLAGGTMEPISEFIDQLFLMAGATSDRIMTFSCDHVIPKENIISNVVMRGPTGVEFEFNFHNRQDTRLLDELGRALLNLCNVVPAGIVAFFPSYNYEDTVFKHLDKSGIITKISAKKCIYREPKSASQVNTILDQYAHSIKNPQSPCNGALLFSVVGGKLSEGLNFSDDLGRCVIVIGLPYPNIKSPELQEKMKYLNEHVKPDAGSSFYENSCMKAVNQCIGRSVRHINDYSTVVLLDKRYCHKVKVLPQWIQRSVTINDSFGSVIGNIAKFFAAKRNKKA; this is encoded by the exons ATGGAACCTCCAGAGGAATTTCCATTTCCCTTCCCAGCATATGAGATCCAGCAGCGATTTATGAGAGAGCTCTATAGTTGCATGGAGGGTGGTAAGTTGGGCCTCTTTGAGAGCCCCACTGGCACTGGGAAATCCTTGTCCCTGATTTGTGGTGCCCTCAAATGGCTGGTTGATCATGAAAAATGGAGAAAGCAGGAGTTGATGTCGGCAATCGTGGAGATAGATAGTAAATTAAAGAGCTGCGAGAAGCCATTGGATAATTGGTTTACTGTGCAGACAGAGCAGATAAAGCTCAATGCTGAGAAACAACCTTTGCAAGCCAAACTGAATGCACTCCTTGAGTACGAAGGTGAGAAAGAGAAACTTAAGAAGATGATTGAATCACAAAAAACCATTCAGAAGAAAATACCTGGAAAGAGGCAGCAAcctacaaaaaaagtttcagagTCTGATACAACAGTGGAAGTGAATTCTGATATCTGCGACGATATCGAGAAGGATCTTATCTTGGAAGATGGATTGTCAAATTCTGAAAGCTCTGAAGAGGAAAACGCAGATGaaccattatttaaaaacaccAAGATCTTTTTCTGTTCTAGAACACATTCGCAGTTGACACAGTTTGtccatgaattaaaaaaatctccCTATTCTCAAGACATTTCTGTGGTGCCACTTTCATCGAG ACAAAATTACTGTATCAATAAAAGTGTCAAGAGATTGAAGCATATCAATTTGATTAATGAAATTTGTCTTCAACTGCAAAGAAAAAAGACCACTGTTAAGAAGGAAAAGggcttaaaaaaatcaaaaacgaCGAGAGGTTGCCCCTTTATACCGGGTGATCAAAAGCTATTGATGGCTGAGATTCTATCAAACATTCAAGATGTTGAGGAGATAATGGAAAGAGGACAGGAAAATAACACCTGTCCATATTACAGCTCAAGAAAATCTGTGCAAAATGGACAGTTGATATTGGTGCCATACAACTCCATTCTTCATAAAAACACCAGAACCAGTTTAGGGATAGACTTAAAGggaaatgtattaataattgatgAAGCCCATAATTTGTTGGATGCTATTGAAGGAATGCACAGTTCTCTAATTACCGGAAGAAATTTGCTCCACTGTTACAGTCAGCTGTCGCAATATCAGAAAAG ATTTGAATCTTTGTTTTCTGCTAAGAGCGTGATGTACCTAGGCCAGCTAAGTTTTTGCTTGAAGAAGCTTCTAACTCTTTTTGGAGCAACAACGAGGTCTCATCCCAATGACAAGATCGATAAAATAACGcccaaattatacaaaatagaaGAGTTTGAAGTGCTTACAGAGATCGATACAGTAAATATATTCAAGCTGTTGGAATTTGTCAAAACTTCGAAACTCATTCATAAGTTGCAAGGATTTGTCGAGCAGTATGGCAGTAGCGTAAATATTACTGAACAGAAGATAAAGAAATCTGGCATAACGGAATTTTTAAACTCTATCAAAAACAACGACGTACCCTCTCAAGAGGCTGCTAGCGTTGAGAATACGCCAAGTAACGAGGAACAGACCAGAAATCCATTGATAGCGATCTTGAGCTTCTTGGAGTCCTTAAAGAGCAGCTGCGCAGACGGCAGAATATGTATTTTACCTGGCACTACTATTGGACAAGggattataaaatttctattgttaaaCCCAGCAGCACATTTTCATGATATCG TGAGAGATGCTAGATCTGTCGTGTTAGCTGGTGGCACGATGGAACCGATATCCGAATTCATAGATCAATTATTCTTAATGGCGGGTGCTACATCAGACAGAATTATGACATTTTCGTGCGACCATGTAATTCCTAAAGAGAATATTATATCCAACGTCGTGATGCGTGGTCCGACTGGAGTTGAAttcgaatttaattttcataatcgACAAGATACGAGATTg CTAGATGAATTAGGTAGAGcactattaaatttatgtaacgtTGTACCTGCTGGAATAGTAGCATTCTTCCCATCTTATAACTATGAAGACACAGTATTTAAGCATCTAGATAAATCTGGTATTATAACCAAAATTTCTGCTAAAAAATGTATCTATCGTGAACCTAAATCAGCATCACAG GTTAACACAATATTAGATCAATATGCACACTCCATTAAGAATCCACAATCCCCTTGTAATGGAGCATTACTATTCAGCGTAGtag GTGGTAAATTAAGCGAGGGTTTAAATTTCTCTGACGATTTGGGTCGATGTGTTATCGTTATTGGCTTGCCCTATCCCAACATCAAGTCGCCagaattacaagaaaaaatgaaatatctaAACGAGCATGTT aaaccAGACGCCGGAAGTAGCTTTTACGAAAATTCTTGCATGAAGGCGGTGAATCAATGTATTGGCCGATCCGTTCGTCACATCAATGATTATTCGACTGTTGTACTGTTAGACAAACGTTATTGTCATAAAGTTAAAGTACTACCTCAATGGATTCAACGCTCGGTGACGATCAACGATTCATTTGGATCTGTAATTGGTAATATTGCGAAATTTTTCGCagcaaaaagaaataagaaagcttAA
- the LOC105204529 gene encoding ATP-dependent DNA helicase DDX11 isoform X2 codes for MEPPEEFPFPFPAYEIQQRFMRELYSCMEGGKLGLFESPTGTGKSLSLICGALKWLVDHEKWRKQELMSAIVEIDSKLKSCEKPLDNWFTVQTEQIKLNAEKQPLQAKLNALLEYEGEKEKLKKMIESQKTIQKKIPGKRQQPTKKVSESDTTVEVNSDICDDIEKDLILEDGLSNSESSEEENADEPLFKNTKIFFCSRTHSQLTQFVHELKKSPYSQDISVVPLSSRQNYCINKSVKRLKHINLINEICLQLQRKKTTVKKEKGLKKSKTTRGCPFIPGDQKLLMAEILSNIQDVEEIMERGQENNTCPYYSSRKSVQNGQLILVPYNSILHKNTRTSLGIDLKGNVLIIDEAHNLLDAIEGMHSSLITGRNLLHCYSQLSQYQKRFESLFSAKSVMYLGQLSFCLKKLLTLFGATTRSHPNDKIDKITPKLYKIEEFEVLTEIDTVNIFKLLEFVKTSKLIHKLQGFVEQYGSSVNITEQKIKKSGITEFLNSIKNNDVPSQEAASVENTPSNEEQTRNPLIAILSFLESLKSSCADGRICILPGTTIGQGIIKFLLLNPAAHFHDIVRDARSVVLAGGTMEPISEFIDQLFLMAGATSDRIMTFSCDHVIPKENIISNVVMRGPTGVEFEFNFHNRQDTRLLDELGRALLNLCNVVPAGIVAFFPSYNYEDTVFKHLDKSGIITKISAKKCIYREPKSASQVNTILDQYAHSIKNPQSPCNGALLFSVVGGKLSEGLNFSDDLGRCVIVIGLPYPNIKSPELQEKMKYLNEHVKPDAGSSFYENSCMKAVNQCIGRSVRHINDYSTVVLLDKRYCHKVKVLPQWIQRSVTINDSFGSVIGGFSFSCDDTVC; via the exons ATGGAACCTCCAGAGGAATTTCCATTTCCCTTCCCAGCATATGAGATCCAGCAGCGATTTATGAGAGAGCTCTATAGTTGCATGGAGGGTGGTAAGTTGGGCCTCTTTGAGAGCCCCACTGGCACTGGGAAATCCTTGTCCCTGATTTGTGGTGCCCTCAAATGGCTGGTTGATCATGAAAAATGGAGAAAGCAGGAGTTGATGTCGGCAATCGTGGAGATAGATAGTAAATTAAAGAGCTGCGAGAAGCCATTGGATAATTGGTTTACTGTGCAGACAGAGCAGATAAAGCTCAATGCTGAGAAACAACCTTTGCAAGCCAAACTGAATGCACTCCTTGAGTACGAAGGTGAGAAAGAGAAACTTAAGAAGATGATTGAATCACAAAAAACCATTCAGAAGAAAATACCTGGAAAGAGGCAGCAAcctacaaaaaaagtttcagagTCTGATACAACAGTGGAAGTGAATTCTGATATCTGCGACGATATCGAGAAGGATCTTATCTTGGAAGATGGATTGTCAAATTCTGAAAGCTCTGAAGAGGAAAACGCAGATGaaccattatttaaaaacaccAAGATCTTTTTCTGTTCTAGAACACATTCGCAGTTGACACAGTTTGtccatgaattaaaaaaatctccCTATTCTCAAGACATTTCTGTGGTGCCACTTTCATCGAG ACAAAATTACTGTATCAATAAAAGTGTCAAGAGATTGAAGCATATCAATTTGATTAATGAAATTTGTCTTCAACTGCAAAGAAAAAAGACCACTGTTAAGAAGGAAAAGggcttaaaaaaatcaaaaacgaCGAGAGGTTGCCCCTTTATACCGGGTGATCAAAAGCTATTGATGGCTGAGATTCTATCAAACATTCAAGATGTTGAGGAGATAATGGAAAGAGGACAGGAAAATAACACCTGTCCATATTACAGCTCAAGAAAATCTGTGCAAAATGGACAGTTGATATTGGTGCCATACAACTCCATTCTTCATAAAAACACCAGAACCAGTTTAGGGATAGACTTAAAGggaaatgtattaataattgatgAAGCCCATAATTTGTTGGATGCTATTGAAGGAATGCACAGTTCTCTAATTACCGGAAGAAATTTGCTCCACTGTTACAGTCAGCTGTCGCAATATCAGAAAAG ATTTGAATCTTTGTTTTCTGCTAAGAGCGTGATGTACCTAGGCCAGCTAAGTTTTTGCTTGAAGAAGCTTCTAACTCTTTTTGGAGCAACAACGAGGTCTCATCCCAATGACAAGATCGATAAAATAACGcccaaattatacaaaatagaaGAGTTTGAAGTGCTTACAGAGATCGATACAGTAAATATATTCAAGCTGTTGGAATTTGTCAAAACTTCGAAACTCATTCATAAGTTGCAAGGATTTGTCGAGCAGTATGGCAGTAGCGTAAATATTACTGAACAGAAGATAAAGAAATCTGGCATAACGGAATTTTTAAACTCTATCAAAAACAACGACGTACCCTCTCAAGAGGCTGCTAGCGTTGAGAATACGCCAAGTAACGAGGAACAGACCAGAAATCCATTGATAGCGATCTTGAGCTTCTTGGAGTCCTTAAAGAGCAGCTGCGCAGACGGCAGAATATGTATTTTACCTGGCACTACTATTGGACAAGggattataaaatttctattgttaaaCCCAGCAGCACATTTTCATGATATCG TGAGAGATGCTAGATCTGTCGTGTTAGCTGGTGGCACGATGGAACCGATATCCGAATTCATAGATCAATTATTCTTAATGGCGGGTGCTACATCAGACAGAATTATGACATTTTCGTGCGACCATGTAATTCCTAAAGAGAATATTATATCCAACGTCGTGATGCGTGGTCCGACTGGAGTTGAAttcgaatttaattttcataatcgACAAGATACGAGATTg CTAGATGAATTAGGTAGAGcactattaaatttatgtaacgtTGTACCTGCTGGAATAGTAGCATTCTTCCCATCTTATAACTATGAAGACACAGTATTTAAGCATCTAGATAAATCTGGTATTATAACCAAAATTTCTGCTAAAAAATGTATCTATCGTGAACCTAAATCAGCATCACAG GTTAACACAATATTAGATCAATATGCACACTCCATTAAGAATCCACAATCCCCTTGTAATGGAGCATTACTATTCAGCGTAGtag GTGGTAAATTAAGCGAGGGTTTAAATTTCTCTGACGATTTGGGTCGATGTGTTATCGTTATTGGCTTGCCCTATCCCAACATCAAGTCGCCagaattacaagaaaaaatgaaatatctaAACGAGCATGTT aaaccAGACGCCGGAAGTAGCTTTTACGAAAATTCTTGCATGAAGGCGGTGAATCAATGTATTGGCCGATCCGTTCGTCACATCAATGATTATTCGACTGTTGTACTGTTAGACAAACGTTATTGTCATAAAGTTAAAGTACTACCTCAATGGATTCAACGCTCGGTGACGATCAACGATTCATTTGGATCTGTAATTG GTGGTTTCAGCTTCAGTTGTGATGACACTGTATGTTAG
- the LOC105204521 gene encoding galactose mutarotase isoform X2, with translation MINKNRLEITVISWGATIVSIKYPDKFGHVADVVLGFDDLKSYTNPKINPFIGCILGRCANRIRDGSIVIKGQTYQLTRNDLGKHHLHGGTKGFGRRLWESYIDNCSVVMTYMSEDGEEGYPGAVLSTVRFRLTPDNKLEIGIRATTTNSTIVNISHGSLFNLAGHDAGKKELLKHKISLNCDRWTFADYTDPIPTGGIRGVGGTVMDLRIPKLLEDCIEKVPSGEGYDHNFCVMPNWHGGNAFVARAFHLKSASWRFIRINLAYSSTRAAVYAILPRLAIILLLHMTVVQLVKKSMKKKKTRLIK, from the exons atgattaataaaaatcgcTTAGAGATCACCGTCATTTCCTGGGGTGCCACGATTGTTTCTATAAAGTATCCCGATAAGTTTGGGCACGTCGCAGATGTTGTGCTCGGTTTCGATGATTTGAAGA GCTACACGAATCCCAAAATTAATCCGTTTATAGGATGCATATTAGGCAGATGCGCGAATCGCATAAGAGACGGCAGTATTGTAATTAAAGGTCAAACTTATCAATTAACGAGAAACGATCTCGGTAAACATCATCTGCACGGAGGT ACGAAAGGCTTTGGTCGGCGATTGTGGGAATCTTATATCGATAATTGCTCAGTCGTCATGACTTATATGAGCGAGGACGGCGAAGAGGGATATCCTGGTGCGGTATTGAGTACAGTGAGATTCAGGTTAACACCTGACAATAAACTGGAAATAGGTATCCGGGCGACAACGACGAACTCCACTATAGTGAACATCTCGCACGGTTCTTTGTTCAATCTCGCTGGACAT GACGCTGGTAAGAAGGAACTGTTAAAGCACAAGATCTCGTTGAATTGCGATCGCTGGACCTTCGCGGATTATACGGATCCGATACCAACCGGCGGTATTCGAGGAGTCGGGGGAACCGTCATGGATCTGCGTATACCAAAACTTTTGGAGGACTGTATTGAGAAG GTTCCTTCGGGAGAGGGGTATGATCATAACTTTTGCGTCATGCCGAACTGGCACGGAGGTAACGCGTTCGTCGCTCGAGCGTTTCATCTCAAAAGCG CGTCTTGGAGATTTATTCGAATCAACCTGGCGTACAGTTCTACACGGGCGGCCGTCTATGCGATTCTTCCGAG GCTGGCGATAATACTGTTGTTGCATATGACAGTAGTTCAACTCGTGAAGAAGAgtatgaagaaaaagaaaacgcgACTGATAAAATAG